In one Bacteroides intestinalis DSM 17393 genomic region, the following are encoded:
- a CDS encoding O-antigen ligase family protein, whose product MGKIQTYKIKTAVMVLLLFAAICSLQSLACATTPELPSGETVGQWVWLGKAVLFSSGCILIASFLQLFGKAYREDALEFRHFYAYVAWSLVLLGGVEAVWGLCQLYGFSVSGHSRYALTGSFFNPGPYAGYLAMVLPVCLHLYLRICGWKGMPARYKIEKGAAAVSGMLILCVLPSTMSRSAWVAAAISCAWVAYMHRDKRKWSILWRRYKKRYVLWGAGIFLILSLAAAGMFFLKPDSALGRRFMWKMTCRAIAAHPWGCPTGFACAYGEAQSLYFASGNYASWEERVAGSPEYAFNEYLEVALTYGVAMCILVLFVIFGCLWIGVKLRRYGICGALISLLVFSFSSYPLHLPAFIVTAICLLLACGIGDVIGKYLVLCVCLVLWFGGYAEKWTQERDACRDWVNARILYRSGAYEAANRAYEKLYPSLRKKGAFLFEYGHSLHKSGRYDESFEYLDQARLYSNDPMILNIMGKNCQALHEYKCAEAFFLISVSRLPGRIYPYYLLAKLYSEPDYRDKDKFGDMKWNVLNRKPKVYSTAIEEMRREVEEIAENWDTGSSIICSDDVESEE is encoded by the coding sequence ATGGGAAAAATACAAACTTATAAAATAAAGACAGCAGTAATGGTCTTACTGTTGTTTGCGGCTATATGTTCCTTACAGAGTCTTGCTTGTGCGACAACTCCCGAACTTCCTTCCGGAGAAACTGTTGGGCAATGGGTTTGGTTAGGAAAGGCTGTGTTGTTTTCTTCCGGATGCATTCTTATTGCTTCTTTCCTGCAGTTGTTCGGAAAGGCTTACAGGGAAGATGCTTTGGAGTTCCGGCATTTTTATGCTTATGTAGCGTGGAGTTTAGTTCTTTTGGGGGGTGTTGAGGCAGTGTGGGGATTGTGCCAGCTTTATGGATTTTCTGTTTCCGGTCATTCACGTTATGCACTTACAGGTTCTTTTTTCAATCCCGGTCCGTATGCGGGTTATCTGGCAATGGTGCTGCCTGTATGTCTACATTTGTATCTGCGCATTTGTGGCTGGAAGGGGATGCCTGCGCGCTATAAAATAGAAAAAGGTGCGGCTGCCGTGTCGGGTATGCTTATTCTTTGTGTATTGCCTTCTACCATGAGCCGTTCTGCTTGGGTAGCTGCGGCAATAAGCTGTGCTTGGGTGGCATATATGCATCGTGATAAACGAAAATGGAGTATATTGTGGCGTCGCTACAAGAAGCGTTATGTTTTATGGGGAGCCGGGATATTTTTAATTCTGTCGTTGGCTGCTGCGGGAATGTTCTTTTTGAAACCCGATTCAGCATTGGGCCGTCGGTTCATGTGGAAGATGACTTGCCGGGCTATTGCTGCTCATCCGTGGGGATGCCCTACCGGATTCGCTTGTGCTTATGGCGAGGCTCAGAGTTTATATTTTGCCTCGGGGAACTATGCTTCTTGGGAAGAACGTGTGGCAGGAAGTCCTGAATATGCATTTAATGAGTACCTGGAGGTTGCCCTGACGTATGGTGTCGCTATGTGTATACTGGTGCTGTTTGTAATCTTTGGTTGTCTTTGGATAGGAGTGAAGCTCCGCCGTTATGGTATCTGTGGAGCTCTTATTTCCCTGCTTGTATTTTCTTTTTCTTCCTATCCGTTGCATCTTCCGGCTTTCATCGTAACTGCTATATGTCTGCTTCTTGCCTGTGGGATAGGTGATGTAATTGGCAAGTATCTTGTTTTGTGTGTTTGTCTGGTGTTGTGGTTCGGAGGTTATGCGGAAAAATGGACACAAGAAAGAGATGCCTGCCGGGATTGGGTGAATGCGAGAATACTCTATCGCTCGGGGGCTTACGAAGCTGCCAACAGGGCTTATGAAAAGCTTTATCCGTCTTTGAGGAAGAAGGGTGCATTCTTGTTTGAATATGGGCATAGCTTGCATAAATCCGGTCGCTATGACGAATCTTTTGAATATCTGGATCAGGCACGGTTGTATAGCAATGATCCGATGATATTGAATATTATGGGTAAGAACTGCCAGGCGTTACATGAATATAAATGTGCCGAGGCTTTTTTTCTTATTTCTGTTAGTCGCCTGCCGGGTAGAATCTATCCTTACTATCTGCTGGCTAAGCTTTATTCCGAGCCGGACTATCGGGATAAAGACAAGTTCGGGGATATGAAATGGAATGTGCTGAATCGGAAGCCCAAGGTTTATTCTACAGCTATTGAAGAGATGCGCAGGGAAGTGGAGGAGATTGCGGAGAATTGGGATACCGGGAGTAGTATTATATGTTCTGATGACGTTGAATCGGAAGAGTGA